One window from the genome of Prosthecodimorpha staleyi encodes:
- a CDS encoding 6-phospho-3-hexuloisomerase has product MTGLAALDAILDEQRRVLGAVDAAGFDALAARLAAARRVFLYGVGRNGLVLQAAAMRLAHLGIDAHFVGQLSAPPAGPDDLVLVAAALGSLPTADAVIAAARRAGASIAVVTARPGAVPDSDWVLCLPAQTMADAPVSPLPLGSAFELALHLLCEMLLLDLAGRLGRSHADLAARHANLL; this is encoded by the coding sequence ATGACCGGCCTCGCCGCGCTCGACGCGATCCTGGACGAGCAGCGCCGGGTGCTCGGTGCCGTCGACGCGGCCGGCTTCGACGCGCTCGCCGCCCGGCTGGCGGCGGCGCGCCGCGTCTTTCTCTATGGCGTCGGCCGCAACGGGCTGGTGCTGCAGGCCGCTGCCATGCGGCTCGCGCATCTCGGCATCGACGCCCATTTTGTCGGCCAACTGTCCGCCCCGCCGGCCGGGCCGGACGATCTCGTCCTGGTCGCGGCCGCGCTCGGCTCGCTGCCGACGGCCGATGCGGTGATCGCCGCCGCCCGCCGCGCCGGAGCGTCGATCGCGGTCGTCACCGCGCGCCCCGGTGCAGTACCGGATTCCGATTGGGTTCTGTGCCTGCCGGCGCAGACCATGGCGGATGCACCGGTCAGCCCGCTGCCGCTCGGTTCGGCCTTCGAACTGGCCTTGCATCTTCTTTGCGAAATGCTGCTTCTCGATCTGGCCGGGCGTCTCGGGCGCAGCCACGCCGATCTCGCCGCCCGTCACGCCAATCTCCTGTGA
- a CDS encoding caspase family protein gives MIRHTASALLGFIWVLVGLVACATSASAERRVALLIGNSAYQSNAQLPNPIRDVEAIRRVLQAANFDEIIPATDLTLTGMKQALRRFEDAAQGADVAMVYYSGHGIEVNGQNYLVPVDARLLSDRDVPDEAVPLDRVLSALDGARQLKLVLLDACRDNPFVSTMQRRTATRSATRGLGRVEAGAPNLLIAYAAEPGRVAFDGDGQMSPFSKAISRHLAADGAEIRLALGRIRDDVSMMTDARQIPYFSGSLGGREIYLGRPMTGSGSSNDPDATIRADYQMAQAAGTIEAWDAFLRRYPTGFYADLAEQSRRKLSRPIASLTPSGGQSEFTGIVPIATLPLDGTWSGQYTYTNLKQNPVPFAVALNGGGDRVTGLSSEPNTFGNKSASQLRATWSGRVAADGGIVLTKTYDGSGGVSHSITYRGRLNRAGDVIEGEWQVGTNRGRFTLSRQ, from the coding sequence ATGATCAGGCATACGGCATCCGCACTGCTCGGCTTCATCTGGGTTCTCGTCGGGCTCGTCGCCTGTGCGACCTCGGCCTCGGCCGAACGGCGCGTCGCGCTGCTGATCGGCAACAGCGCCTATCAGTCCAATGCACAGCTTCCCAACCCGATCCGCGACGTGGAGGCGATCCGCCGGGTGCTCCAGGCGGCCAATTTCGACGAGATCATTCCGGCGACGGATCTGACGCTGACCGGCATGAAGCAGGCGCTGCGCCGCTTCGAGGATGCCGCGCAGGGGGCCGATGTGGCGATGGTCTACTATTCCGGCCACGGCATCGAGGTGAACGGCCAGAACTATCTGGTTCCGGTCGACGCCCGGCTCCTGAGCGATCGCGACGTGCCGGACGAGGCGGTGCCGCTCGACCGGGTCCTCAGTGCCCTCGACGGCGCCCGCCAGTTGAAGCTCGTTCTTCTCGACGCCTGCCGCGACAATCCCTTCGTCTCGACCATGCAGCGGCGCACGGCCACGCGCAGTGCCACCCGCGGCCTCGGTCGGGTCGAAGCCGGCGCGCCGAACCTGCTCATCGCCTATGCGGCCGAGCCGGGCCGCGTCGCCTTCGACGGCGACGGCCAGATGAGCCCCTTCTCCAAGGCGATCAGCCGGCATCTCGCCGCCGACGGGGCGGAGATCCGCCTCGCCCTCGGCCGCATCCGCGACGATGTCAGCATGATGACCGATGCCCGGCAGATCCCCTATTTCTCCGGATCGCTCGGCGGGCGCGAGATCTATCTCGGCCGGCCGATGACCGGCAGCGGCAGTTCGAACGATCCGGACGCGACCATCCGCGCCGACTACCAGATGGCGCAGGCCGCCGGCACGATCGAAGCCTGGGATGCCTTCCTGCGCCGCTACCCGACGGGTTTCTATGCCGATCTCGCCGAACAGTCGCGCCGCAAGCTGTCCAGGCCGATCGCCTCGCTGACGCCCTCCGGCGGGCAGTCGGAATTCACCGGCATCGTGCCGATCGCGACCCTGCCGCTCGACGGCACCTGGTCCGGGCAATACACCTACACCAACCTCAAACAGAACCCGGTGCCCTTCGCCGTGGCGCTGAACGGCGGGGGCGACCGCGTCACCGGCCTCTCCTCAGAGCCGAATACCTTCGGCAACAAGTCGGCGTCGCAGCTGCGCGCGACCTGGAGCGGGCGCGTCGCCGCCGATGGCGGCATCGTGCTGACCAAGACCTATGACGGCTCCGGCGGGGTCAGCCATTCCATCACCTATCGCGGCCGCCTCAATCGTGCCGGAGACGTGATCGAAGGAGAGTGGCAGGTCGGCACGAACCGCGGCAGGTTCACCCTGTCGCGGCAATAG
- a CDS encoding SDR family NAD(P)-dependent oxidoreductase, translating to MSMNAQTGRAAIVTGGARGIGLAIARRLAADGWRLALWDRDAAGAIAAAASLSPTHLGLDHLGIGCDIADEASVAAAAETTWAAFGTVRGLVNNAGILGPVAPLWLQAPAEFRKVIDVNLTGTFLVLAACVPRMLEAEGPDRGRIVNVSSIQAKEGMPNAGAYAASKAGIVAMTKSLGKELATHGILVNCITPAAAETDMANEITPARKAEILARIPMGRFVGVDEIAAMTGWLLSDDCSYSTGAVFDLSGGRATY from the coding sequence ATGAGCATGAATGCGCAAACGGGCCGCGCCGCCATCGTCACCGGCGGCGCGCGCGGCATCGGCCTGGCCATCGCGCGGCGCCTCGCCGCGGATGGCTGGCGGCTGGCGCTCTGGGACCGGGATGCGGCCGGGGCGATCGCCGCCGCCGCCAGCCTCTCCCCCACCCATCTCGGCCTCGATCACCTGGGTATCGGCTGCGACATCGCCGACGAGGCTTCGGTCGCAGCCGCGGCGGAGACGACCTGGGCGGCCTTCGGCACGGTCCGCGGGCTGGTCAACAATGCCGGCATCCTCGGCCCGGTCGCCCCGCTCTGGCTGCAGGCGCCGGCCGAATTCCGTAAGGTCATCGACGTCAACCTGACCGGCACCTTCCTGGTGCTGGCGGCCTGCGTGCCGCGGATGCTCGAAGCCGAGGGCCCCGACCGCGGCCGGATCGTCAACGTCTCGTCGATCCAGGCCAAGGAAGGCATGCCGAATGCCGGCGCCTATGCGGCCTCCAAGGCCGGCATCGTCGCCATGACCAAGAGCCTCGGCAAGGAACTGGCGACCCACGGCATCCTGGTCAATTGCATCACCCCGGCGGCGGCCGAGACCGACATGGCCAACGAGATCACGCCGGCCCGCAAGGCCGAGATCCTGGCGCGCATCCCGATGGGCCGCTTCGTCGGCGTCGACGAGATCGCCGCCATGACGGGCTGGCTTCTGTCGGACGATTGCAGCTATTCGACCGGGGCCGTGTTCGACCTGTCGGGCGGCCGGGCAACCTACTGA
- a CDS encoding ABC transporter ATP-binding protein: MTASSGISIRGVSKVYGQGERATTALAPIDLDIEPGEFVAIVGPSGCGKSTLLRLITGLVPRTGGELTVFGKSVNAPVTDIGIVFQQPILLEWRNVLENVLFQIDMRGLDRARYMPKALELLKAVGLEDFADRRPYELSGGMRQRASIARGLVHEPPLLMMDEAFGALDALTREQMRIDLERLWMETRKTVVFITHSIDEAVLLADRVVVMSPRPGRIETIMTIDIPRPRGLGARKDPRFVAATDAITEIFLERGVFSAGGHG; encoded by the coding sequence ATGACGGCGTCGTCCGGAATATCCATCCGCGGGGTCAGCAAGGTCTATGGACAGGGCGAGCGCGCCACCACGGCGCTGGCCCCGATCGACCTCGACATCGAGCCCGGCGAATTCGTCGCCATCGTCGGTCCGTCCGGCTGCGGCAAGTCCACGCTGCTGCGCCTGATCACTGGCCTGGTGCCGCGCACCGGCGGCGAACTGACCGTGTTCGGCAAGTCCGTCAATGCGCCGGTGACCGATATAGGCATCGTCTTCCAGCAGCCGATCCTGCTCGAATGGCGCAACGTGCTCGAAAACGTGCTGTTCCAGATCGACATGCGCGGCCTCGATCGCGCCCGCTACATGCCCAAGGCATTGGAATTGCTCAAGGCCGTCGGGCTGGAGGATTTCGCCGACCGGCGTCCCTACGAGCTCTCCGGCGGCATGCGCCAGCGCGCCTCGATCGCCCGCGGCCTGGTCCACGAGCCGCCGCTCCTGATGATGGACGAGGCCTTCGGCGCGCTCGACGCGCTGACCCGCGAGCAGATGCGCATCGATCTCGAGCGGCTGTGGATGGAGACGCGCAAGACGGTCGTGTTCATCACCCATTCGATCGACGAGGCGGTGCTGCTCGCCGACCGGGTCGTGGTCATGTCGCCGCGTCCCGGCCGGATCGAAACCATCATGACCATCGACATCCCGCGGCCGCGCGGGCTCGGCGCGCGCAAGGATCCGCGCTTCGTCGCGGCGACCGACGCCATCACGGAGATCTTCCTGGAGCGCGGCGTCTTCTCGGCCGGCGGTCACGGATGA
- a CDS encoding ABC transporter permease codes for MGKAVGSVARRLRGGAQVAVTVAGFLILWEVAARAFGLPAYILPAPSAVFVELWNRRVQYSGAALFTLQPMLIGFAAAVIVGIALALIVAFSRGMEKTIYPLLVFFQIVPKIAVAPLFIIWFGFGLIPKVLLVFLLSFFPVVVSAITAFRSVDPDIMDLARSTGAGRWRIFLRVQVPHALPTLFTGIKVAAALSATAAVVAEFVASDRGLGYLLLEANGNLNTSMAFGSVFVLTALGFALYAAVELVEQILIPWHVSQRGHGDVNPI; via the coding sequence ATGGGCAAGGCGGTCGGGTCGGTCGCCCGGCGCCTGCGCGGCGGTGCGCAGGTGGCGGTGACGGTGGCGGGGTTTCTGATCCTCTGGGAGGTGGCGGCGCGCGCCTTCGGGCTGCCGGCCTATATCCTGCCGGCACCCTCGGCGGTGTTCGTCGAGCTCTGGAACCGCCGCGTGCAGTATTCCGGCGCCGCGCTGTTCACCCTGCAGCCGATGCTGATCGGCTTCGCCGCCGCGGTGATCGTCGGCATCGCGCTGGCGCTGATCGTCGCCTTCTCGCGCGGCATGGAGAAGACCATCTATCCGCTGCTGGTCTTCTTCCAGATCGTGCCCAAGATCGCGGTCGCGCCGCTGTTCATCATCTGGTTCGGCTTCGGGCTGATCCCGAAGGTGCTGCTGGTCTTCCTCTTGTCCTTCTTCCCCGTCGTGGTCTCGGCGATCACCGCCTTCCGCTCGGTCGATCCGGACATCATGGATCTCGCCCGCTCCACCGGTGCCGGGCGCTGGCGCATCTTCCTGCGCGTGCAGGTGCCGCATGCCCTGCCGACGCTGTTCACCGGCATCAAGGTGGCGGCGGCCCTGTCGGCGACGGCCGCCGTGGTGGCCGAATTCGTCGCCTCCGACCGCGGCCTTGGCTACCTGCTGCTCGAAGCCAACGGCAATCTCAACACCTCGATGGCCTTCGGGTCGGTCTTCGTCCTGACCGCCCTCGGCTTCGCCCTCTATGCGGCGGTCGAACTGGTCGAGCAGATTCTGATCCCCTGGCACGTGTCGCAGCGCGGCCATGGCGACGTGAATCCGATCTGA
- a CDS encoding fumarylacetoacetate hydrolase family protein, whose product MTAQPPFSARLIEARRDGRRIAAADSPATVAEAYGCQADILAALGAGVDGWKVALPPGQGAVAAPLPNLATVTAPATWTWGEGLAIELEIAVRLGRDLPPGPISRADLAAAIDGWVFGIEMVRHRLEDGSAAPFPCFLADSLANEGYVVGPAVPADIDLAGRTCRATLDGAMLVSAPALHPQGDTLAPLVAWAALQADRCGGLRAGQIVTTGALCGLVPVPGPGLLEATLDGVAPIRIAVMPAA is encoded by the coding sequence ATGACCGCACAGCCCCCCTTTTCGGCCCGCCTGATCGAAGCCCGCCGTGACGGCCGGCGCATCGCCGCGGCCGACAGTCCGGCGACCGTCGCCGAAGCCTATGGCTGCCAGGCCGACATCCTGGCGGCGCTCGGGGCCGGCGTCGACGGCTGGAAGGTCGCGCTGCCGCCCGGCCAGGGCGCCGTCGCTGCGCCGCTTCCGAACCTCGCGACCGTGACGGCGCCGGCGACATGGACCTGGGGCGAGGGGCTGGCGATCGAACTGGAGATCGCCGTCCGGCTCGGCCGCGATCTGCCGCCTGGCCCGATATCCCGGGCCGATCTCGCCGCGGCGATCGACGGTTGGGTCTTCGGCATCGAGATGGTCCGCCACCGGCTGGAAGACGGCAGCGCGGCGCCGTTTCCGTGCTTCCTGGCCGACAGTCTGGCCAACGAGGGTTATGTCGTTGGTCCCGCCGTCCCGGCCGACATCGATCTCGCCGGCCGCACCTGTCGCGCGACGCTTGATGGTGCGATGCTCGTTTCGGCGCCGGCGCTGCATCCGCAGGGCGATACGCTCGCCCCGCTGGTCGCCTGGGCGGCGCTGCAGGCCGATCGCTGCGGTGGCCTGAGGGCCGGGCAGATCGTCACCACCGGGGCGCTTTGCGGGCTGGTGCCTGTGCCGGGACCGGGCCTTCTGGAGGCCACGCTCGACGGCGTGGCGCCGATCCGGATCGCCGTGATGCCGGCCGCCTGA
- a CDS encoding IclR family transcriptional regulator: protein MYRQMRVVKSQLSHCLAVFEAMADARHAHRLTDLAQRLDAPKSSVQRLLEHLAAEGWVEQDPSTEQYRLTLRLAVLGQRFMQTAGIADATDGILRNVARQTAELVRLTLVDDDRLVWIGSAQGAPPGLVYQPSMGGRIVSYATANGKAWLATLTDEEACRIALRDGLGQPSAEVGPRALTTIEGLVAALARVRAQGFATAEEEAEPGVAAVAVPVIDPATGRALGATSVAGPVMRLSPERRPEMVSALRAAATELARVWPLRRPQQETLGRREAL, encoded by the coding sequence ATGTACCGTCAAATGCGGGTCGTCAAGTCTCAACTGTCCCACTGCCTCGCCGTGTTCGAAGCCATGGCGGATGCCCGGCATGCGCACCGGCTGACCGACCTCGCCCAGCGCCTGGACGCGCCGAAGTCGAGCGTGCAGCGGCTTCTGGAACATCTCGCCGCCGAGGGCTGGGTCGAGCAGGACCCCTCGACCGAGCAGTACCGGCTGACGCTCCGCCTCGCGGTGCTCGGCCAGCGCTTCATGCAGACCGCTGGCATTGCCGACGCGACCGACGGCATCCTGCGCAACGTGGCCCGGCAGACGGCCGAACTGGTTCGCCTGACGCTGGTCGACGACGACCGGCTGGTCTGGATCGGCTCGGCCCAGGGCGCCCCGCCCGGCCTCGTCTACCAGCCGTCCATGGGCGGGCGGATCGTCTCCTACGCGACCGCCAACGGAAAGGCCTGGCTCGCCACGCTCACCGACGAGGAGGCCTGCCGCATCGCGCTCCGGGACGGGCTCGGCCAGCCCTCCGCCGAGGTCGGCCCGCGCGCGCTGACCACCATCGAGGGTCTCGTCGCCGCGCTCGCGCGCGTCCGGGCCCAGGGCTTTGCGACCGCCGAGGAGGAGGCCGAGCCCGGCGTCGCCGCCGTCGCAGTGCCGGTGATCGATCCGGCGACCGGCCGGGCGCTCGGCGCGACCAGCGTCGCCGGCCCGGTCATGCGCCTGTCGCCGGAACGGCGGCCCGAAATGGTCTCGGCGCTGCGGGCCGCCGCGACTGAACTCGCCCGCGTCTGGCCGCTGCGGCGGCCCCAACAAGAAACTCTCGGGAGGCGTGAAGCCCTATGA
- a CDS encoding ABC transporter substrate-binding protein, with the protein MKSLKRLLGLAAGIVLLASAPAVAQEKATLRLNWLIYGFHTPFYLGIERGYYKAEGIELEVGEGQGSGRAVQIVAAKGDTFGLSDGASIINGITKGAPIKAVMGIMNTTPFAVIARADSGIKTMKDFEGRTIAATTGEAGLTILPALIKGAGLDQSKINFLRVDGPTKMVAVLEKRADALLGGSENQPFILEQKGVASTVFNYADYGVNTMGLAIHVHADTLKDKPKLVEGFIRATQKAYAEAEKNPEAAIAAGLKVKPDMDKAMALKQLQAGLKLVRSKAAPTAAIGFMAPADWQMTLDLMKDYQELKTDLTAASFFTNDLLPK; encoded by the coding sequence ATGAAGTCCTTGAAGCGCCTTCTCGGCCTGGCGGCCGGCATCGTCCTCTTGGCCTCGGCGCCCGCCGTCGCACAGGAAAAGGCGACCTTGCGCCTGAACTGGCTGATCTACGGCTTCCACACCCCGTTCTACCTCGGCATCGAGCGCGGCTACTACAAGGCCGAGGGCATCGAGCTGGAGGTCGGCGAGGGTCAGGGCTCCGGCCGCGCCGTGCAGATCGTCGCCGCCAAGGGCGACACCTTCGGCCTCTCGGACGGCGCCAGCATCATAAACGGCATCACCAAGGGCGCGCCGATCAAGGCCGTCATGGGCATCATGAACACGACGCCCTTCGCGGTGATCGCGCGCGCCGACAGCGGCATCAAGACCATGAAGGACTTCGAGGGCCGGACCATCGCGGCGACCACCGGCGAGGCCGGGCTGACCATCCTGCCGGCCCTGATCAAGGGCGCCGGGCTCGACCAGTCCAAGATCAACTTCCTGCGCGTCGACGGCCCGACCAAGATGGTCGCGGTGCTCGAGAAGCGCGCCGACGCCCTGCTCGGCGGCTCGGAGAACCAGCCCTTCATCCTCGAGCAGAAGGGCGTCGCCTCGACCGTGTTCAACTATGCCGACTACGGCGTGAACACGATGGGCCTTGCCATCCACGTCCATGCCGACACGCTGAAGGACAAGCCGAAGCTGGTCGAGGGCTTCATCCGGGCGACCCAGAAGGCCTACGCGGAGGCCGAGAAGAACCCTGAGGCGGCGATCGCGGCAGGCCTGAAGGTCAAGCCGGACATGGACAAGGCGATGGCGCTGAAGCAGCTCCAGGCCGGGCTCAAGCTGGTCCGCTCCAAGGCAGCCCCGACGGCAGCGATCGGCTTCATGGCGCCCGCCGACTGGCAGATGACGCTCGACCTGATGAAGGACTATCAGGAACTGAAGACCGACCTGACCGCGGCTTCCTTCTTCACCAACGACCTCCTGCCGAAATGA
- a CDS encoding DUF6282 family protein: MSAADTVEARIDRLMVGAIDPHVHTGPSIAPRALDHLDLARDGSKVGMAAIVTKDHDYSGVMTAALIARHNPELTTKVYSGIVLNNVVGGLNPFAVEHTAAMGGKIVWLPTLTAEQHFRWEAASGRSHPASTTKIRHAEVIPVTGAGGKPTDAVKEILDVVARTDMALASGHIHISETWTVFEEAQRRGVKRLILTHPEDIVDGSANDVRGIAAMGAMVEHSLCMFLDGCKFKSREEQDLKMFIDAAGVDNTIMCSDLGQVGTFHPIDGLRRGMKLCIDFGYSDDDIRKMFSLNTARVLGIEADLPAAA; this comes from the coding sequence ATGAGCGCCGCCGATACCGTCGAGGCCCGCATCGACAGGCTGATGGTCGGTGCCATCGACCCGCATGTCCATACCGGCCCGTCGATCGCGCCGCGCGCGCTCGACCATCTCGATCTCGCCCGCGACGGCTCCAAGGTCGGCATGGCGGCGATCGTCACCAAGGACCACGACTATTCCGGCGTGATGACCGCGGCGCTGATCGCCCGGCACAATCCGGAGCTGACCACCAAGGTCTATTCGGGCATCGTGCTCAACAATGTGGTCGGCGGGCTCAATCCCTTCGCGGTCGAGCACACCGCCGCGATGGGCGGCAAGATCGTCTGGCTGCCGACGCTGACGGCCGAGCAGCATTTCCGCTGGGAGGCCGCGTCTGGCCGGTCGCATCCGGCCTCGACGACCAAGATCCGCCATGCTGAGGTCATTCCGGTGACCGGAGCCGGCGGCAAGCCGACCGATGCCGTCAAGGAGATCCTCGACGTCGTCGCGCGCACCGACATGGCGCTGGCCAGCGGCCATATCCACATCTCGGAGACCTGGACGGTGTTCGAGGAGGCGCAGCGGCGCGGCGTCAAGCGGCTGATCCTGACGCATCCGGAAGACATCGTCGACGGCAGCGCCAACGATGTCCGCGGCATCGCCGCCATGGGGGCGATGGTCGAGCATTCGCTGTGCATGTTCCTGGACGGCTGCAAGTTCAAGTCGCGCGAAGAGCAGGACCTGAAGATGTTCATCGATGCTGCCGGCGTCGACAACACCATCATGTGCTCGGACCTCGGTCAGGTCGGGACCTTCCACCCGATCGACGGCCTGCGGCGCGGCATGAAGCTGTGCATCGATTTCGGCTATTCGGACGACGACATCCGCAAGATGTTCTCGCTCAACACCGCCCGCGTGCTCGGCATCGAGGCCGACCTGCCGGCGGCCGCGTAG